From Nicotiana tabacum cultivar K326 chromosome 15, ASM71507v2, whole genome shotgun sequence, the proteins below share one genomic window:
- the LOC142169699 gene encoding uncharacterized protein LOC142169699: MQKVKGIADKLVTLQHPVTNDDLVEFVLAGLGLAYLPFTKSLESRQHDISFDALYRLLLNEERQLKRDESINVIAPIAQFTQSLIPTTRGRGGHGGRGRGRFSNQGFSQFPLNCNFHNFTQRISFNAQSQVSDMSRIISHNCKRKGHIARVRPSPKTNNNSNNVSG; the protein is encoded by the coding sequence ATGCAGAAGGTAAAAGGAATCGCGGATAAGTTGGTTACATTGCAACATCCGGTTACTAATGATGATCTGGTGGAATTTGTTCTTGCTGGACTAGGCCTTGCCTATCTCCCTTTCACTAAGTCACTTGAATCGCGTCAACATGACATCAGTTTTGATGCTTTATATAGGCTCTTGTTGAATGAAGAACGACAGTTGAAAAGAGATGAATCTATTAATGTTATTGCACCCATAGCACAGTTTACTCAGAGCTTGATCCCTACTACTCGTGGTCGTGGAGGTCATGGGGGTCGAGGTCGTGGACGCTTCTCAAATCAAGGGTTTTCTCAATTTCCTCTAAATTGCAATTTTCATAATTTCACACAACGAATAAGTTTTAATGCACAATCACAAGTTTCAGATATGTCAAGGATTATTTCTCATAATTGCAAACGTAAAGGTCATATTGCACGCGTGCGCCCATCGCCCAAGACTAACAACAATAGTAACAATGTTTCTGGATGA